CATTTCCCTCTTTGTCTTGACCAATTGGATCGTGTAAGGAAATGTCTTTCTTCGTCTTTTTCAGAGCACGCAAATGCATCAAGATTTCATTTTCTATACACCTCGCCGCGTATGTAGCGAGTTTTGTTCCCTTACCTTGTGAGTAACTTTCGATTGCCTTAATTAATCCAATCGTGCCGATGGAAATTAAGTCCTCTGAGTCTTCACCTGTATTTTCGAATTTCTTTACAATATGTGCAACAAGTCGCAAATTATGTTCAATTAAAATATTTCGTGCTTCCTCATTCCCTTCAGCCATGAGACGTAAATATTTTTTTTCGTCAGAGGAAGAAAGAGGTTGTGGAAAGGCGTTATTTTTTACGTAAGAGACGAGGAAAAGAAGTTCTTTCATCATCACAGTAAGTGCAGTTAAAATTCCCGACATGCTGTTCACCTCCACATTCAATAAGGCTCATACCTTATTTTCGAGTGTATGATCGCTTCAATCTGTAAGTGTGAGCCCTTCGTTTAATAGCTCGATTATTGCAGGGTGGAAAAGTAACGATATAGACGAATATTTCCCCGTGAAAAGATGTTTATATGTAAGTGTATGTCGTGTGCGTGTTGTTTTTGTCTGTACAAATAAAAAACCACCAACTTCACATGAAGGGTGGTATGCATAAGTATGGAATTCATAAATGGAAGGGAATGGATAGAGGTGCGTATTTTACGTTGTTACGTGTAAAAAATGATCTAAAGAGCGGCGATTTATTTCTGATTTGATTAATTCAATAAAATCTTCACTTAACTTCATTTCCGTTGCTTTAAAATACGATTCAATGAGCAATTCATCCGATAACTTTTTCATAGATTGGGCCACTTGACGTGATACACCTCCTTTTTAAGTTCTAATCTCTTTTTTGTATGCATAGACTAGTATTTTCTAACAGTAACCTAAATCTACCATGTTTCTGAGAAGAGAACAACCGTTCTGTTATCCACAAAATTTGGTGGATAAGTTGTGTATAGTTTGTTTATATATTCTGAAAATACATATTTTACTAAGTGTATAATGTGAATAAAGTTATCCACATTTCAAATAATTGAGAAAAATGTCGAAATTTTTTCGAAAAAATTATGGCAGAAGTCCGAGTCTTTACAGTTTTGAAATTGTAAAGTGTGTTTTCGTAAAATAGCGAAGAGGTTGATTGAGGAATCTTTTCTTAAAAGTAGTATTGGAAAACATTAATTTTTCGACTAAGATAAGAAGGCGAATGGTTACGATTCTTTCAATAAGGCTGATTTTGACCAAGCATTTTTAATAGGAATACTTAACATTTACGCTTTATCCTGCAGGAGTCAAGTGTCCATTATATGGAAGAAAGATAACCCCGAACAATACTTCTTAAGTACATGCCTTCAATAAAGTTTGAAGTTTGCTTTGAAACTAGAAAAGAAATTCGATATGATGTATAATGGTCTATTCTTATAAACATGAACATTCACTCAAGAGGTGTTACATTTGTTAAAGCTTTTTTTGCCTGAAGAATATGTAAAAAGTGTTTTTGACATTACACCACAGTTCTTGAAAGAACGTGGGATTAAAGGAGTTATAACCGATTTAGATAATACGTTAGTAGAATGGGATCGTCCTAGTGCAACTCCTCAGCTAAAAGAATGGTTTCAACAGTTGGAGGAAAGCGGGATTGAAGTGACGATTGTATCTAACAATCATGATAAGCGTGTGCGATTATTCTCAGAGCCATTAGGCATTCCATTTATTCCAAAAGCGAGAAAGCCGATGGGAGTTGCTTTTAGAAAAGCGATGAAAGCAATGAACTTGAAAAAAGAAGAGGTTGTGGTGGTCGGTGACCAGCTACTAACAGATGTTTTAGGTGGTAATCGAACGGGGTTAAAAACCATTTTAGTAGTTCCGGTAGCTTCAACTGACGGCTTTTGGACAAGATTTAACCGAAAAATAGAACGTAGAATTTTAGCAACTTTAAAACGAAAAGGTATGCTACATTGGGAGGAATGACAAGTTGAATGATATGGTTTGTGTAGGATGTGGAGTTCCCATCCAAACAGATAATCCGAGTGAGCTTGGGTATGCGCCAAAGCAAGCATTGGAACGAGAGCATATTATTTGTCAACGTTGTTTCAGATTAAAAAATTACAATGAAATTCAAGACGTTTCTTTGACAGATGAAGATTTCTTAAAAATCCTTCACGGAATTGGAGAAACAGAATCTTTAATTGTGAAGATTGTTGATATCTTTGATTTTGACGGAAGCTGGATTCAAGGAATTCAACGCTTCGTAGGTCATAACCCTATTCTTTTAGTAGGAAATAAAGTTGATATTTTACCAAAATCGGTTAAGCATCAAAAGGTCATCAATTGGATGAAGCGTCAAGCTAAAGAATATGGGTTAAAGCCGCTAGATGTATTTTTAGTTAGTTCTTCGAGAGGTCATGGAATCAAAG
The Bacillus kexueae DNA segment above includes these coding regions:
- the sigK gene encoding RNA polymerase sporulation sigma factor SigK, whose protein sequence is MSGILTALTVMMKELLFLVSYVKNNAFPQPLSSSDEKKYLRLMAEGNEEARNILIEHNLRLVAHIVKKFENTGEDSEDLISIGTIGLIKAIESYSQGKGTKLATYAARCIENEILMHLRALKKTKKDISLHDPIGQDKEGNEISLIDVLKAEHEDVVETIQLNMELERVKEYIDILDEREQEVIIGRFGLNMQDEKTQREIAKELGISRSYVSRIEKRALMKIFHEFFRIEKEKRMNEGKS
- a CDS encoding sporulation histidine kinase inhibitor Sda, with amino-acid sequence MKKLSDELLIESYFKATEMKLSEDFIELIKSEINRRSLDHFLHVTT
- a CDS encoding YqeG family HAD IIIA-type phosphatase codes for the protein MLHLLKLFLPEEYVKSVFDITPQFLKERGIKGVITDLDNTLVEWDRPSATPQLKEWFQQLEESGIEVTIVSNNHDKRVRLFSEPLGIPFIPKARKPMGVAFRKAMKAMNLKKEEVVVVGDQLLTDVLGGNRTGLKTILVVPVASTDGFWTRFNRKIERRILATLKRKGMLHWEE